Below is a window of Pogona vitticeps strain Pit_001003342236 chromosome 9, PviZW2.1, whole genome shotgun sequence DNA.
ATCTTCGATAAAAAAGATGTTGCACAATCTCTTAAGTATCCTGGCTTATTAGCCATACTTGATTTAGGGCAACAGTtctaaaactccccccccccaatgtctcaCAGGAACATTGCAATTATGTACACTTTCCAGGAAAAGTTTCAACAAATCAAagcatatacataaaacataattTAATGGTGTGCTTTTCTTCAGTATAATCACCAAGGTCACAGTGACATAACGAGAAGCCTCACTTTCAtgggtacatttaaaatactgtaaaaagtaGCAGAGAAAATAAGCACTGCCTGATGAAAATGATGGGTAGGGCCTTATTAAATTATCCAGTGAACCCCGGccaggaagagtgatgatgagtACGTACAGCACATGCAAAAATTAAACCTTTTCCTATACTGGAGCTACTGGCtgtgagatttgtctccctgcctCGAAACCCAGAAAAGCAGAGTCATTCCCTAAAACTGTAGTCATTATCCTGAAACCTAGCAATTCTAGTGGCGCACATACTTACTCAAAAGAAAGCGTGCCACAGAGTCCAAGAATCCAGCTTACCAGCTTAATAAAATCCCGTTCTCTGAGGTATCGGGTCCCAAATCTGAAGCCTAGGGATCTTGGCTTGTGATGTCCTAGGGTATATAGCATTGTGATGAGGTGGGAAGAGCTTTAACAACAACTGCaaaactcgtgtgtgtgtgtgtgttcgtgcacGTGTGTGTGCGACAGCCAGTGTGGAAACATAATGGTGATTTAAAGATACATGATGGAGTCCTGCTACTGTGGGTCTTCTTCCTGTTGGGATTGATCTGCAAGCTGAAGCACACAACCCAAGGAAAAGATCAAATATATTGCTAAAAGGAGAACAGAACCCTGCTTATAAACCAAAGGTTGGACATGAGAGTACATTTGGATCTACTGGCAGATCCCTGGGTGATCTGTGTCATGTCAAGAAGAGCCCTCAGATCAGATCAGAGGTATTGGGCCACTAACATCACTTTCCTCACAGACTTCAGAGCCAAAACCTTAGATCAGGAGAAGGAACCCCAAAAACCTGGGTCTCAAGAGTTAAACCCTGAGGTCTTCCAAATAGCAGCCATGTTAGACTGTGCATATCAGACgagcaacaaaacaaaagcaaaagatttaaaaagacaaaaacgtgggggcaacttaaagactagctgctatgtGTCCTGAGGTCTGGCATCTTGATCCAAGAGGACTTCCTGTCCCCCAGTAGGTGAGGAGGCTGGCGGTGGCGTTCTAAACTCACAGGTTTCCTGCTTAATATGCCATGTGTTAATGAATGTTGCAGTaccaaaataacaacaataaaaattgtggatgaaacacactccAGTGGTCCCCATTAGACATCAAGGCTTTGGGAACAACGTCAAGACATATTACACAATATTACAAGcagttgcagttctcagaaatcacaccaccagagcTAAAAAACtccccagcaatattaggaacagcatacatactgcgccaatatttagcagatgcttaggtttttgtcttcataattttgattgactgcacctggtgtttttgaatgaatgaatgaataatcttagaattgcattgctggaagggaccctaggtaAAAAccgtcccccttgacatttagtccagccgtgtccgactctagggcccggttctcatccctgtctccaagccgtagagccagtgtttgtctgtagactgtttccgtggtcacgtggccagcatgactagaaatAGAATgcagtttaccttcccaccgaggtggtacctatttatctactcgcatttttacatgctttcaaacggctaggttggcaggagctgggacaagcgacgggagctccctccgtcgcgtgaattcgatcctacaactgcaggtcttctgaccttgcagcacagaggcttcagcggtttaacccgcagcaccaccacgtcccctggaaagggaccctccggaccattaagtccagcccctgtcaaggaggctcagtgggggaatcgaactcccaacccctgagCTCTCCAACAGTTAATTGTTTGGAACTGCAGCATTCAAAGTCAAGACAGCAATTACGGCATGCATATGGGGAATAAGAAGGAGCTATTTGtgagtgtaataataataataataataataataataataataataataataataataataataataataataataataataataataataatgtgttgtttgtttgtttgtttgtttgtttgtttgtttgttgttgttgttgttgttgttgttattattattattattattattattattattattattattattattattattattattattattattattattattattattattattgaatggcagagcaggaagggaccttgtcaagtccttgtcaaggagacgcagtgggggaatcgaactcccaccccAGACACCCCTGAGCTCTCTAGATGTTGGACTACCCTCTCCATCAGCCCTGGACCAGTGGCCACCGTGGCGGAGACTGATGGGGGCTGGAGTCCCACCTTCTCTGAGCGCCTAAAAGCTTCTCTCAGCCACTACCTAAACCTCGCTGACTCTTCCTATTTTTGGTTCAACCCAACAACCCTTCTACgtccccccccaatttcttctCCTATTGGTACAGCCCAGCCGGCCGGTTCCCTCGCTTTTCCTTCCCGCCCCGCCCACTTCCTCTAACTCCGCGACAGGCGTCGCCTCGCTCAGTCTCGGCGGGCGGGAGTGGGCGGGGCGcgcgcggggaggggagggggaggaaaaagagggaaatctACGTCACTGCGAAAGCGCCCTATACGGATCCCCGACGGGTCCGGGCAAAGGCTCGCGCGTTTGGCAGGGAGGCGGGCGCGGATTGGGCGAACGCGTTGAGTAAGGCCGTCCGCGATTGGTGGGGCGCTCCCATCCAATGGAGAGACGGCTTGTTCTGGGAGGAGGGCGAGCGAGAAGGCTGGGCTGTGGGGGacagaagggaggaaaaaaagaggtgagGGGAGGTGGGCTTGAGGGAGAGCGCCCCTAGTGCAGGGGGGAACCCAgagcggcgggggtgggggtgggggaggggaaagatagagccccccccccacacgcccCCAGCCGTAGGGGGTGCAGTTGGAGGGAAGCGAAGCCGGCGACCCTCCCTCcccagggtgggggaggggagtgcaaGGCGCTTGGTTGAAAaaggtaagagagagagagagagagatggggggggtgtttgtctcttctcccacccacccccaccctgtgcAAAGGTGCAttatgtgggggaggggaggcaaggACTGAGGAATTAGGGATCCTCCGTGGAGGGAATCGGGTGGAAGGTTCGactgggaatggggggggggagtagggccACGCAGGGCACGTGCATGGAGGTGGAAAgggtgggagagaagaaagccagtacagcgggggtgtgggggggggaaatcaagggagaggaaaaagccCAGGTGCCTCTTGAAAAAAAGTAGGCTTTGGCGCCATCAGTACCTGGCGCCAGCACATGTGCCAGGCCTtttgagcagtggtccccagccctggtcctccagatgttcttggactacagctcccagaagccttcaccaccacctctgctggccggggtttctgggagttgaagtccaagaacctctggaggtccaaggttggggaccgctgctttagagGGGGCACAGGGCACGTTGTGGTTGCCTCGCCTTTGGTGGCTGAGCATGGGAGGTCGGGTCCCTGAAAGTGAGGTACAGGACAGCTTGTGAGATCCTCTTAAAGCTAGGGGGAAAGGGTCTGGGATTTCTGACTTCCTCCACAGGGTGGAATCTCCTGATCTTCTGAGGATGGGCATTCATTAATAAGACCATGCTCCAGCTTTATAAAGGGGAAACTGAAATTTTGGGCGAGGAGTACAGGTATTCACATGAGGTGAAATGAATTACCTATGACTGTATTTAGCAGctgtttatttatgtttttttttttaactcaaggTTTCAGAGTTCTAAAAGGATCCTCTTCTACAGGACTTGATGCATGCTGAGCCAGTTCTCATAGGATGGGTTTCTAAGGCCACAAGCCTTTCAGGGTCTGAGTGCTGTCCTTAAGCACAGAAGGTATGTAAGATAACCAAATTCACCCTGAAGCCAGAGGAAATATGGCTAAAGTGTTCGATAAAGAATGGGGAAAGATGTTGTGTATTTAAAGATTAGTTTTTATACTCTTTCCATAAATCAgcagtttgtggtttttttcctttgattGTAATTTGGAATGAAATTTGGATTTAATGTGAAGCAAGCCTCTGTTGATAATCCTTTAAAACTGAGTCAGAGATTCTTAGGCAAACATGCTTTCTTTTATAAAAAGCTGCTGGAGGTGAGTACGCTATGTGTCTAGAAGTTAGCTTTGAAACAGTGAGTAatgcaattttctgtaatttttacagaaagaaaaagatatttCTTACAAAACTGCACTGATCTTTAACCCTGTTTACCTATAGGGATAATTTAGTGTTGTATGCCATCACACATTATATGCAGTCACACGTTTCCATGGTGCAAACCtaagttttatttatattttatatataaaaatatagctCTAACTATATTACAGCCAGGGAGGGTTATAGTTCAGTGTTACGCCTCATGCTTGCATGCAGAAAGACTCAGTAATAGATGATGGGAAAGACTCAGATGCCCTGGAAAGCTGACAATATTGGATCAGTTGGGATAAGgcaacttcctcttttcctcatgtTCACCTGTTGCATTCCAAAAGCTTCAGCACGGAACTCAGGAACTTAGCATATTCTTTATCTTAatatctctcttcccccccaccacccaTTCAATGTTGCAACAGAGTTTTTAAATTCAGGTAGCTTTCCAGACCAACTGCTCTTGACACTCAGCCCTAACAGTTAAAATGTTGTCCCCAAGTAAAGCTGGGGAAGACTGCCATCCCATACACTCCTAGGAATCATGTCTGCTGGttacttacttatttttttatttgatttatatcccgcccacctGGTCTGCTGTACTTCTGACAGTAGGCTTCTCTTCATTTGAATGCAGCATAAGTGGGATGGGTGCAGTTCTCCTTTCCTGTTGCAGATCCCAAGGCACTTTAAAGTGTGCTTTGGAAGATTGTAAAAACAATTTGGAACTGGTTTTGGTTTCCATGCCACTATAAGCACAGGAACAGGaggggcaaagaaaaaaaaatctaacactAGCACTAAATccaaattctatggttttacaccATAGAGTTTGATGGCAATTATGTGTATATAATCTTGCACTGGCCTGTGTGACCACATTTTCATGTCACCACTTCTTTTCTTTGCCATCTTTGAAAAAGGATTACACTATTAGTTTTATCAGAAGCTGTACTTCAGAATAGAATTCTGCAACTAAATCTTCAACTAAACCAAATAAATCTTACTTGATTAATTGAGTGAATCTATATAGTGAATCAATATAGTTTTTGGTATACACAAACTGAGTAGAAGAATTTTTCTTTGTTCTAAGATGTTATCTGCACGCAATGCACCATCTTAGAAGGTGCATTCCTTTCTCTTCGTGTGTGAGCAAAAGAGGCttggaaatgtttatttaaaaataataatttgctgcCTTATGAATTAGGGCCAGTTTAAACAAAATGCTTCAACTAGTTTCTTTGATTAATCAACAGACGTTGCACTCCTCACGTAGACCATCCCACTTCAGAAGcattttccttttgtctcttgttCTTCTTAGTAGATTGGAAGCTGCCTTGCATCATGGCGGAGTCGGGTGAAGAAACGCTCTTATATATAGAGCACCGCTATGTTTGCTCAGAGTGCAGCCAgcagttcagcaccttggaagaAGCCCTGGTGCACCAGCAGACTCACCTCTGCACTCAAGAGCAACAGTATGAAGTAGTCAACTTGGCAGAAGCTGGGCTAGTGGCGGGTGGTGAGGCTGGTCTCTACCAAACTGTGACTGTACAAGAAAGCCAGTACCAGTGTTTGGAGTGTGGACAGATTCTATTGTCTCCAAGTCAGTTGCTGGAACATCAAGAGATGCACCTTAAGATGATGACCCAGGACCCAGAGCCCTTAGTGAAGCCTCTGAGCTCCAGTCAGATCCATTATGAGTGCACAGAGTGCAAGGCCCTTTTCACCAGCCAGGATGTGTGGCTAGCCCACCGTCAAACCCACCGCAAGCCCCCAGAgcctccagctcctccccctcaGAGTCAGGCCCGAGTGAACCTGGAACATTCATATCGTAAGCCGGAGGAGGGGGGAGTCCCTGCTGGAACTGTGCAACTGCTGCTGTATGAATGTGGTGAATGTTTGCAGCTGTTTCAATCGACCACAGATTTCTTGGAGCACCAGGCAACGCATCAGGTGATCCCACCATCCCCAGGGACACGGGTCAGGGAGCCACCTGCACCCAGCCTTGCAGAGCCAAAGGAaatgccgccgccgccaccatcactgctgccaccaccgctgCCGCCGCCTGTAAGCTTAGTGACTGTGCACAATGGGATTGTACCTTCACCAGCCCCAACTAGTGTCACGGCCACGGATCATAGCTATGAGCTCAAGAACAACCCTGCAGAGCAGCCACCCCGCAAGGCCAAACCAGCTGCCAAGGAGCACTTGTGTGTGGAATGCGACCAAGTGTTTCCTTCAGCCCACAAGCTCCAGCTACACATGAGGAGCCATCGGCAGGGTGCCTTCAAGTGCCCGCTTTGCAGCAAAGTGCTGCCTTCTCCAGCCGCGCTCGAGAAACACAGGGAGGAGCACAGCGGGGAGTCACGCTTCCTCTGCGTGGACTGCGGCCTGGGTTTTGGCACAGAGGCAGTGCTCCTGTCCCACCGCCGCACTCACTCCTCCAACCCTCTCTACCGCTGCACGTGCGGAAAGACCTTCATCAACATGACCAAGTTCCTCTACCATCGGCGCTCCCACAGTGCTAACTCAACCCAGAGCCAGGAAATGCCTGCATCTCCTCCCGAGGACCAGCCTCTTGAAGAGGAGTCTCTGCCTGAAGCCCCAGAACAACcggagcagcaacagcagcagcagcaggaggaggtggttCCGGTGGCCATCATCTGCTCTGTGGACAACGTAGCCGTCTCTGTTGACAGCAATGTCCAGGAACAAAAACAGTTGGAATTCCAGTGTCAGATGTGTAGCAAGACTTTCCCCAAGCAGACCCAGCTGTCGCGCCACCAGCGCTTTGCTCACAAGATGGAACGCCGCCATAAATGCCTAACTTGCGGCAAGATGTTCAAGAAGAAGTCCCACATGCGCAACCACCTCCTGACCCACACCGGAGAAAGGCCTTACCACTGCAAGGAGTGCGGCAAGAGCTTCAACTCGCCTGCAAACCTGCAGCGCCACCGCTTGACGCACACGGGCGAGCGTCCTTACCGTTGCGACATCTGCCAGAAGTGTTTCACGCAGTCGTCCACCCTGCAGCAGCACCTCCTGGTGCACAGCCGCCACTACccttacaaatgccaggagtgcggCAGCGTCTTCCACCGCCCCTACCGCCTGCTCATGCACCGCTACCACCACACAGGGGAGTATCCTTACAAGTGCCAGACATGTGGCCGCTCCTTCCTGCTCCGCCGCCTGTTGGAGGTTCACCAGTTAAGCCACACCGGGCAGCAGCCACACCGCTGCACCTCCGGCTGCGGGGCTGCCTTCGTCTCTGCCGAGCAGCTGAAGGAGCACAAGTGTGGGAAGATGAGCCGCCATTTCGAGTGCTCGGTCTGTGGCAAGAAAGTCGGCTCCACCGTGCAGCTCAGAGCCCACGAGCGGCTGCATGGCGACATCCAGATTCCTGAAGGAGCGGAAGAAGAGCCCCCCGTGCACGAGCCGCCCCCGCCTCGGCCCCGCCGCCCTGCCTGCCCGAAGGCCTTCGAGTGCGGCGACTGCAAGAAACTCTTCAGCACCGAGACGTCGCTGCAAGTCCATCGCCGGATCCACACGGGGGAACGCCCTTACCCCTGCCCCGATTGTGGCAAGGCCTTCCGGCAGTCCACGCATCTCAAAGACCACCGGCGCCtgcacaccggggagaaacccttCAAATGCGACGAGTGTGGGAAGGCGTTTACCATCGCCGTGCGACTGGCTGAGCACAagcggatccacacaggggagcgCCCGTACCATTGCGATGCCTGCGGCAAGGCGTATCGCTCCTTCTCCAACCTCTGGAAGCACCGCAAGATGCATCAGCAGCAGCGCCTGCAGCACGAGCAAGAGGTCATGGCTGAGGCTgttgcagcagctgctgctgctgccgccgccgcggcAGGGACGACTAcagtggcggcggcagctacACCGACATCTAGCGAGCAGGTCTACGGTAACACCGTGACCATCATGGAGACCATCCCAGTGGTGGAGACCATAGAAATCTATCCAACCGATGCGGGGGTTCACTTTGAGAACATCCAAGTAGGGAACGTCCAGATTGGGGGAGTTTGAGTGTTGCTGGGGGGAGTAAGGAGGGGCAGCTGGCCACGCTACGTGGACTGGGAGCTGCTGCTCTCTGGCTCCCCCTTAAGGGGCTTTAGCGTAGCTGCAACAACTCCTCTCCCCTACATTTATTCCTGTTGTCTCCTCTGCCTGCATCTTGGCTCTTCCTGGCTGTTTGCATACCAGGAACGTGGTTTTATCTTGTTTTCTTCCCCAGTTCTGCAGATGAGCTGGGTGCCCATTTCCCCTGCCTCCTTCATACGTGAAACTCACCAGAGCAGCAGTGCCGTTGGCTTGGTCACTCTACAACCATGATGGGCTCCCATTTtccatcgccccccccccccccagtcttagCCATTTTTCCCCATTCGGTTGTATGGAATATGGCTCCCCCCCCAAACCCAATCCCAGGAATACCCAATAGCAGTTTTCTCCATAGCTGAGCCCTTCTAATTCTAAACATTTTATTGCTTCCTCTCCCTGTTGCGGGGAGGGGGATTCAGTCTGGACTGTAAATACCTATTGACTCTCCTGTCTTCACTATGGGATTCATTCCTCATTTCCTGTTGGTCCCCATCATCCAGATATTTCCCTGTGATCCATCATAGCTTTTTCTGTTTGGTTTCTCGCTAACTGGATTCATCCCCACTGCTACGGGAGCATTTTGTTTTTTcgtattaaaattaaaacagaaatcaaagcatttgtgctttttgaagtgtgttttgtttttgctttcttgtttttgtaTCTGGAAGGGAAACATTTCAGCGTGGGCAGGGTAAGGTGATGGCTTTTCAGTAAAACTTGGTCCCAAGTAAGGGTTGTCAACCAATTAGcaaatattttgtttgcttggttAGATATTCTTCAGGTCGGTGATAGCTGGTTAACTAATGGCTTCTGATTAGAAAGGGGTCCCTAATTTAGGAAGCTGTTTAAAGCATTGTTAGTTATTTCTAATACAAGTACTTACCATCTTCTAAGAGGCATATCTCCCATTTTTTGCACATAAGGGAGCGCCACCCCTAAGAATTTGCCCGTTGGTGACGTATTGTGGCATTTACTTAAAAGGGAACAAATAAtctttctctatttatttattgggggatCTGTGTTGTTATAATTGATAGGCTGAACCATGCACAATCCACCAAGATGTCTTTCATTAGCTGATAAGGCCAAACATTTTCATGGGATCCTTGCTACAAGGTGTACTTTTGAAGACAGCTTAAAATTTAATGAGCAAAAGCAACCGCTCCTTGGAGGGGAAAAATAGCTTTAATATTTCATTGTCATTCCCTGTTGTAATAAAACGAGACCATTAATCTTTAAGTAAACATAATGTGCCATTAAACCTGGACTAAACAGAAATGCCTCACTGACAAATCAACTGAAGCATTATCTGATTAGTCTTTTGGTTAAATTTTACAGccctagggggaaaaaatgaaacaaatctatGTGAAGTATAACAATTAGTATTTCTCTGGATATTTCCAGGTGTTTTGCTTTCCAAAACGGGAACGTGATTATTGAGAATAGTTTTTAGCTTGCTGAGACTTCCCTCTGCGTGTAGATACATGTCTATGCACAAATAGTCTTGGGTCTCCTTTAGTTTTGATCGCatcctggccactagatggagcctTTCATTAAAATTGCCTTCCTGAATTTGACCAGAGAGTGCTGAGCCTAGCAGCCTGGTCTTTGGCAGCAGCCAGCCAGATGCCCAAGGAAATGTCACAAACAGGACGACGGTAGCAATCTCCTGATGtctgctccccccctcccgcgcTTTTGGTAATCAGGATCTTCTGCTATCTTTGAAAGCAGAGTCCTCATTTTAGCCATCGTATTGATGCTTTCAGGGGCTGATTATTTGCAAAGGAAACCATTGGAAGGGGAAATAATAGCTCTTTGAGTCACCGTGTCATGGTGGGAGGGTGTCGGAGGGCgaatctgattttgataagccaCACGCAAATCCAGAATGGGAAGTCTAAAGGAAAGCTTTTTGGGAAGAAGGACTGAGTAGaaatcttcccaggccagcaggaTCAGAAACATCATCTTCCTTAAAATAGTAACCTTTGGGGGCTGCACGGTACCGTGTGAGTTTTTTCCTCTGCCTTGGCTAAACTTCACTGAAGTTGGCCGTCTCTACCCCTTCTCTTGCCTGTCTTCACACATATTGTCTTCTCCCTTATACTTGACCACTGAAGCAAAGGAGCCGCAGCTGCTGCACTTTTCACAGGCTGCCTGCAGCCCACTGAGCAGgtgtcttctctttttcctctccctgttcctacacacacgcacacacaccccacaccatCTCCACACATTCACTGCAGGTGGTGAAGGGTATTCAGGAAGGGCAGCGTCTCAGCAGGCCAACATAGTAGGAGAAGGTGTCTGTCCTTCAGCTTCTCACCCCTCCCTTTACCTCCTTTGCCAAGGAGCTGGCCATGGTGCTGAGGACACCAGCTGCAAGGGTCCATTCCCTTAAATGCCCATCAGATCCAAGACGTATTTGCCTCTGCGCTCCCGTGTATAGGCATCCCATTCTCCCAAGGCTGGAGAGCTTTTCCTCTAATGCTTCTTGACGAGACACTTTTAGTGTTGTCACAACAGTTTGGGGAAGGATCTTGTTCcagtcatttttctctttctggctGGCTGCAgcgttgttgttgctgctactcCATAAGCTTAGCTGTGTCCTTAATGCCTCTAAATTTCCACCTCTGGCATGCTAATGCACCTTCTAGTTCAGTGACACACACATTAAAGATGCACTAATGTGATATTAAGCACAAGGCGAGGAGACATCTCTCTTAACCCGGTTCAGCATTTGGAAGTGGTTTTTATAAAAAAGTTAGATGGTCTTGATTTAGAATTTGTTACTGAGCTCAAGGTCCGTGGTTGTGAGGATAACTTTGCTTCAGAGGAGGGGTTAGACAGGAAACCTGTTGCTTGTGGGGAGCTCCcaagattgactgattgattgtgTTACCTTTGTATGTCCATGCATGCATGCTGAGAATACTCTTGTACCCTTAAGGAACCTTGAGCAATTGAGTATATTTTTCCACTGATTTGTAAAATGattttatttctctgtgtttttctttaaacGTGGCTCATTAAGGGTAGCAAGTGAAAAGGGTGGTTCAGAAGAAAGTGAAATCCTGAGCTTCCTGGCAGACATCTTCTGTGATTTGGTATCTATGTGAATGAACTCTTTCTTCTGAGTTCCTGCAGTATTTCAGAATTGCTGGCAAACGCTAGAAACCATATCAAACAGCGTTACAATGGAGAGCTTCACTTTAAAAAGGATTATGATAGATTAGCACATATAAAATCAAGTGAGAGGATAATTAAGTGACACAATAAGCATCTGGGTGgcaataaaagaacaaaacaagcgGACACGAAAGAAAATCTGAAAGAAATATATGAGAGTAagcctgtatttattttattctctttttttaagcccAGGCAATCATATGAATGGAttgaagaaagactgaaactCTAGTGCTTCCTAAATCTCTGCTCATTCAGCTTCTGAAGTGGGCTTTACTTTAGGCAAACTACCCTGTATAGATCAGCCTAATTGCAGACACCTAAGTGACACTCTAGCTAGCAATATTTCAGATTAGAGCTCCATCAGTTAATAGAATAAGGAGCTAAAGTACATGTTACCATTGCATCCTAGTCTATGTTTGGGAGTACCCACATATATCTCTGGGATTGGAAAATTGTTCCCTTTGAGATCAACAGTAATTGTCTTCAATTAAAATCATTTTTGTATGTGTAGAGCTCATGATTTACCCAGCTGATACATGCAAAAAAAATGACCTGAGGCTAGTGTCCAATTGGAATATATGGTAACTAAAACAGTAGTCCTCACTACATTCTGTGGTTGTGGATGTTGTACCTGATGTATTTTTGGATGGATCACCCCATTTTTCTTGGATACCAGCAAATGGACCTAGTAGAATATATATGAATGGTGGGGTAATGGATCCAAAGTGAAAACTGCAACAGTAGCAGCAAGAAAATGTTTTTGTAAATGGCACAGACTCAAATATATGAAATGCTTATCACCTATATCACCTACTGCCTTAATCTTTTTTCCTAGGGTAAATATCCCTCTTCCTTCCCTCACTTGAGGGCATGCTCTGCATTCTAAACCTGTTACCATTCTTGCTTCCaacagtctctccctctctccgtGTACATACACAGTAAATTTCGCAAGAGACCAGCTATGAAACAAGTCAGTCCCCCACGTAGTATTTACGTCCTTTGAGAGATCCTGAATTGAAATGTTAAACCAATATGTCtgcagctcaaaaccacactacTGGTGATGTATTCTTTTAAAACGTATttattttctgctgccttcctaCAAATTGCACTCAAGGTGGCTTAACAAAGAGCAAAGCACTGTAAAAATACAATCTAATATAAAACACAAATGCCAAGACGTGACGGCAGCCAAACCCTGAATCAGTGAATAAAAGAGGAGATGCTTAAAAGCAGTAATACAGATATTGGACTAGCAGGTAACATGAAACACAAGAACAACGGGATTATAAAGATACCCATTGAAACAAAGGATTTTACCTGGTACTTAGAAGAGACTAGCCCAAAAAGGTTTCAGTGGACTGGGCTGGTATATTTGAGGTTCATAACCCCTTACCCTGGTTCCCCGTTCGTTTCCCTGAGACACACTGGGGAACCAATGTTATTCTCTCCCCTGTATCCTCAAAATAATTCAGTAAGGTAGGTTAGTCCTAGAAGTTGTGACTGGCCCCAAACCACGCAGTGAGCTTAACGTctcatggatttgaacccaggtctccccatGTTTTATCCACACACAGTAACTAGCAGCCCAGGTTGTAAGCACAGTGGAAAATCCTCCAGATGTCATTCAACAGTATCTCCCATTGACTCCCAGGATGAGCAGTGTTGAGAGCTGCAGTCCTGCC
It encodes the following:
- the ZNF574 gene encoding zinc finger protein 574 yields the protein MAESGEETLLYIEHRYVCSECSQQFSTLEEALVHQQTHLCTQEQQYEVVNLAEAGLVAGGEAGLYQTVTVQESQYQCLECGQILLSPSQLLEHQEMHLKMMTQDPEPLVKPLSSSQIHYECTECKALFTSQDVWLAHRQTHRKPPEPPAPPPQSQARVNLEHSYRKPEEGGVPAGTVQLLLYECGECLQLFQSTTDFLEHQATHQVIPPSPGTRVREPPAPSLAEPKEMPPPPPSLLPPPLPPPVSLVTVHNGIVPSPAPTSVTATDHSYELKNNPAEQPPRKAKPAAKEHLCVECDQVFPSAHKLQLHMRSHRQGAFKCPLCSKVLPSPAALEKHREEHSGESRFLCVDCGLGFGTEAVLLSHRRTHSSNPLYRCTCGKTFINMTKFLYHRRSHSANSTQSQEMPASPPEDQPLEEESLPEAPEQPEQQQQQQQEEVVPVAIICSVDNVAVSVDSNVQEQKQLEFQCQMCSKTFPKQTQLSRHQRFAHKMERRHKCLTCGKMFKKKSHMRNHLLTHTGERPYHCKECGKSFNSPANLQRHRLTHTGERPYRCDICQKCFTQSSTLQQHLLVHSRHYPYKCQECGSVFHRPYRLLMHRYHHTGEYPYKCQTCGRSFLLRRLLEVHQLSHTGQQPHRCTSGCGAAFVSAEQLKEHKCGKMSRHFECSVCGKKVGSTVQLRAHERLHGDIQIPEGAEEEPPVHEPPPPRPRRPACPKAFECGDCKKLFSTETSLQVHRRIHTGERPYPCPDCGKAFRQSTHLKDHRRLHTGEKPFKCDECGKAFTIAVRLAEHKRIHTGERPYHCDACGKAYRSFSNLWKHRKMHQQQRLQHEQEVMAEAVAAAAAAAAAAAGTTTVAAAATPTSSEQVYGNTVTIMETIPVVETIEIYPTDAGVHFENIQVGNVQIGGV